In Ischnura elegans chromosome 6, ioIscEleg1.1, whole genome shotgun sequence, one genomic interval encodes:
- the LOC124160301 gene encoding cuticle protein 19-like yields the protein MFFRLAFLALALAVCNAQHHGAASSYSSFSQGSYGGHGGAANGYSQYTGHGYGYAVPVVAKVAAVAPIAKVVAPVLAIGKQVSHQIDYFAPPKYQYEYAVEDKHTGDVKSQHEERDGDNTRGYYTVNEPDGTILTVHYTVDKHSGFQAVVERKGHAAHPQQVKKVAVVAPIVHHAPVIHHAPVLHQYGHY from the exons atGTTCTTCCGCCTTGCCTTCCTCGCCCTCGCGCTGGCCGTCTGCAATGCTCAGCATCATGGTGCTGCCTCATCCTACTCGTCCTTCAGCCAGGGTTCGTACGGTGGTCACGGCGGCGCTGCCAACGGCTACAGCCAGTACACGGGCCATGGCTACGGATACGCGGTGCCGGTCGTCGCCAAAGTCGCTGCCGTAGCTCCCATCGCCAAGGTGGTCGCACCCGTGCTCGCCATCGGAAAGCAAGTCTCACACCAGATTGACTACTTT GCTCCTCCCAAGTACCAGTACGAGTATGCAGTTGAGGATAAGCACACCGGTGACGTCAAGAGCCAGCATGAAGAGCGTGACGGAGACAATACCAGGGGATACTACACTGTCAACGAGCCCGATGGCACCATCCTCACCGTCCACTACACTGTCGACAAGCACAGCGGATTCCAGGCCGTCGTCGAGAGGAAAGGACACGCCGCCCACCCACAGCAAGTCAAGAAGGTCGCAGTCGTAGCACCAATCGTGCACCACGCACCAGTCATCCATCACGCACCAGTCCTGCACCAATACGGCCACTACTGA